In Antechinus flavipes isolate AdamAnt ecotype Samford, QLD, Australia chromosome 3, AdamAnt_v2, whole genome shotgun sequence, a genomic segment contains:
- the LOC127558037 gene encoding olfactory receptor 8B3-like translates to MALENASSITDFILAGLTDQPEYQLPLFFLFMGMYMITITGNLGLTILIRMNSQLHTPMYYFLFNLSFIDLCYSSVFTPKMLMNFVLKQNIISYSGCMAQLYFFCFFVISECYVLTIMAYDRYVAICNPLLYNVTMSNQVCSWLLGGAYAMGFAGAMAHTGCMLRLVFCDDNIINHYMCDILPLLQLSCTSTYVNELVVFIVVGTNIIVPSVTIFTSYALILSSILSMSSTEGRSKAFSTCSSHIIAVALFFGSASFMYLQPSSSGSVDQGKVASVFYTNVGPMLNPLIYSLRNKDVQSAMKKTLKSRMFTRTATGLS, encoded by the coding sequence ATGGCTTTGGAAAATGCCTCTTCAATCACTGACTTCATCCTTGCAGGTTTAACAGATCAACCAGAGTACCAGTTACCTCTATTCTTCCTATTTATGGGGATGTATATGATCACTATAACGGGAAACTTGGGATTGACCATTTTAATCAGGATGAATTCTCAGCTTCACACTCCTATGTACTATTTCCTCTTTAACTTATCTTTCATAGATCTCTGCTACTCCTCTGTCTTTACTCCCAAAATGTTGATGAATTTTGTCCTAAAGCAAAACATCATCTCTTATTCAGGATGTATGGCTCAGctctatttcttctgtttttttgttatttctgaaTGCTATGTGTTGACAATAATGGCTTATGATCGTTATGTTGCCATCTGTAATCCATTGCTATATAATGTCACTATGTCTAACCAAGTCTGCTCTTGGCTATTGGGTGGAGCATATGCAATGGGGTTTGCTGGTGCCATGGCTCACACTGGATGCATGCTGAGACTGGTCTTCTGTGATGACAACATCATAAACCATTACATGTGTGACATCCTCCCTCTCCTCCAGCTCTCCTGTACCAGCACCTATGTCAATGAACTGGTAGTTTTCATTGTTGTGGGCACTAACATTATAGTACCTAGTGTCACCATCTTTACATCTTATGCTCTTATTCTGTCCAGTATCCTGAGCATGAGCTCCACTGAGGGCAGGTCCAAAGCCTTCAGCACCTGCAGCTCCCACATAATTGCTGTTGCTCTTTTCTTTGGGTCAGCTTCATTCATGTATCTCCAACCATCTTCGTCAGGATCTGTGGACCAGGGCAAAGTTGCTTCAGTGTTTTACACAAATGTGGGGCCCATGCTGAATCCCCTCATTTATAGTCTGAGGAATAAAGATGTTCAGTCTGCCATGAAGAAAACCTTGAAGAGTAGAATGTTTACAAGGACAGCAACAGGACTTTCATAA